GTCCATCAGCAGGCTTATTTTCTTCTACTGGTGGAAGCCGTCGAGCTGGAAGCACTATTGTAGAGGGTAATGGACATTTGGTACAAGGTCCGCGCATCGGTACTACTAAAACTCGCGCAACGCGTAAAAATGTTGAACGCATGCCATTAGCATTTTGAATCATTCGCACCGTACTATTATATTTGCGGGCGATGGTACTTAAGGTATCACCACTACGTACTTTATAAATTAATTTGTTTTCATCAGGACGACTTGCCAATAATGGTTGAACCCGGTACCCCAATTCTTGAGCGCGTGCATTATAAAACCGCACATGAAAATGATCACGATGTCTACGAGCATGTTTTATAATCGGATTAGGCCCTGAAAAAATCGAATCTAACCAAGCACGATCTACACCTTGTTGCAGTGCATAGTTGATTAAAACTTTTTGAATTGCTCGGTCAACTAGGATTAATTGTACATCGGTATTAGTAATTAATGTATGCACGAGCTGCCAGTTTAAAGCAGGATCAATCTTTTTTAGCCAGTATTTACGTGAACCCTCTGGTCTTTGGCCACCTTGGTAATACAAACCTATATCAACATCACGACCTGATTGATGGCTGCGATGAGGTCGAATGTAACCGCCATCCTTTTTGCCTATGTGATTTACACGCAATTTGCCTAATTCACCAAACTTTGCAACTAAATCATGCCCAACTATTTTAATATACTCAATAGTTTCTTTAGTCCCCCATGCGAAGTCTGGTGCTACCACATAAAAGCCATCTCCTGACAGTAATTGCATGCTATTAATAACTCTACCTTCACCAGGGAATCCTACTGAAATTGAACCAAGGTCTTCTAATGAATCAACGAAATACTGAGCAAGTTCGGTATCTGAAATATCATCAGTGTAAATAAATCTATGGGCGTTACTGTTAGTATCATTCTCAACTACTTCATTAGTGCTTTCATTTACACATTCGTCATTATCGCAGATCTCATTAACTTCATTAGAGTTATCATCTAGTAACGATGTCGCGGTTATTGGCAAAGAAGAGTTGTCTTCAGCTTTATCGAGAGTTGCCTGATGGTTAATAGATTCTACAGTTTTTATATCAGTTGCATTATTTGTCGCTGGGTTATTCGTATTATCAGGGTTATCATTAACTGCAGATTTATCGGCAATTGACTTAGAAGCAGCAGATGGTTTTTGAGTAACGAAATAGCCACTAATAGTACTACATGAAACTTGGCTTGCAAAAAATAAACCAGCGGCAACCACAGCTATTAACGGTTTTCGCATACTCCGGTTCTGATAAATATAAAAAATTAGCGGCGACCGCTTGTGTCGACACACTTTTACTAAATCTATAAATCGATCGCAGTTGCGACTTAGCGACATTTTTGCAAATTTAACGACCATTGTTCTTCTTTTTTAAAAAATTTTGAAGTGTTAAATCTCTAATACTAATTTGTAATCCCTGGCACGCTAAAGTGCGAACATAAATTTTTTACTTCGGCAGCAATACGGTCAAGCGCCGCTTCATCTTCACGATGCTGCAATGCTTCATCTAACCAAGCTGCTATCTGCTTCATTTCAGAAGCGCCAAACCCGCGACTTGTAACAGATGGTGTACCAATGCGTAACCCACTTGGATCGCTAGGTTTACGGGTTTCTCCTGGTACGGTATTGTAATTGAGTACCAAACCAGCGCGCTCCATAGCTATGGCTGCAGGTTTTCCGCCTACATCTTTATTGCGCAGATCTACTAACAATAAATGATTGTCAGTGCCACCAGTTGCTAATTGATAGCCAAGGATAATCAACTCTTGCGCTAAAACTTTTGCATTTTCTACAACGTGCTTAGCGTAAACGGCAAATTCTGGTGATTGGGCTTCTTTTAATGCTACTGCTATTGCGGCGGTAGTTTGGTTATGTGGCCCCCCTTGCACCCCAGGGAATACCGCACGATTAATAGCCTTGGCGTGTTCTTGCTTGCATAAAATCATTGCCCCACGTGGACCGCGTAAAGTTTTATGAGTAGTCGTAGTAACTACATCAGCATAGGGCACCGGATTAGAATGTACCCCACCAGCAACCAAACCAGCAAAGTGACTCATATCAACTAAAAGCAAGCATTTTGCTTCATTAGCAATTTCGCGAAAACGGGCAAAGTCAAGTTGGCGAGGATAAGCCGAATGGCCGGCAATTAATATCTTAGGTGAGTGCTCAAGTGCCAGACGTCTAATTTCATCGTAGTCGATCAAACCAGTGTCAGGACTTAGTTTATAATGCACAGCATTAAAATATTTACCAGAAATGCTTGCCTTAGAGCCGTGGGTGAGGTGGCCACCATGACTTAAATCAAGACCTAAAATAGTATCTCCCGGTTTTAAAAAGGCTAAATAAACCGCTAAATTAGCCGGAGAACCGGAATATGGCTGCACGTTAGCATGCTCAGCGCCAAACAAGGCTTTGGCACGCTCAATTGCTAATTCTTCAATACCATCAATGTTTTTTTGTCCTTGATAAAAACGTGCGCCAGCATAACCTTCTGAGTATTTATTGGCGAAAACCGAGCCTGAGGCTTCAAGTACTGCTTTTGAAACGTAATTCTCACTAGCAATAAGCCGGATAGTATCACTTTGATATAATTCTTCAGCCTTAATCAAAGCAAACACTTCAGGATCGCTTAACTTTAAATCTGCGCACATGCTGGAACTCCAAAGAAAAATTAAGTTGAATTGCCCAGACGCGCGGCCAGAATAGCCAACCATACTCCCCCGGGGTTATCCCCGTAAGCGCCAGTTGTACGGTGGCAGTTTTTCATTGCAACATTGTCGATTAGAATTAGATTTGTCAACAGTAGGGTGGATTTTAAATGAATTCATCTCGCACATACCCAAGCAAATATCACTACTGCCATTGAAGCTACGCCAGCAATCAATTGTATCAACCAGTTCGCACGTTTATTAACTGGAGCTATAAATCCAACAACAAGACCAGAAATAAACCCACTAACATGCGCTTTTATATTTGATTCTGGATTAAACGCGGTAAATGCTAATAATAGTACCGCCGCACCACCAATGCGCATTCTTTCACGCCATGCGAAAGATATTTCAAAGCGGCCACGCAAACCATTACCACCAGTAGCGCCTAATAATCCAAATAGGCCCCCAGATGCCCCAACTGTTGCGTTTATGTCAGAAAATAAATAGCCGACGATAAAACCAGTGATTGCAGTGATAAGCCAATAGAATAAAGTAACTCCAGGACCCAAACGCTCACTAGCTGCCCAAGCCAGCACCAGCATAAAGCTAGCGTTACTAATGGCGTGTTGATAATCAGCATGTAGAGTTGCAGCAGTAATTAAACGCCACCATTGACCATCTGACAAAGAACCGGCGAGCAAAGCACCACGCTGAAAAAAACTGCTCGCTCTTGTCACATCAAGAGTGATAATACTGCCTGCGATTAGCAGCAAAGCTAAACACAAGGCAAAAGCGAAATCGGGTTGCAAGAATAAAGGCACCCATTCGGCTGGTGAGCGCACCCTTTGTTTTTTTGAGATATCTTCGCCTAACTGTTCGGATAATATTTCAATAATATTCAATGCATCTGCGGGTTCTACATCGAGCACCATTATATCATATATATCGTTAGGTGTATTTATTTCATTGGCATATTTACACCAATTATATTCAATGCCTTCTGCCTGCAATGCCGCATTGCATTGAGATATCCATAATGAATCGTGACTCGCGAGCAAATGCATTAATATTTTCTCATCAGCATCATTTGAATTATTTTCTACCACCGATAGGCAAAAAAAATTAAGCTTTTTTGCTTTGGTATGCTCTATTGCATGATACGAATCTAATATCTATATGCAACCTGGCACTAAATTAGATAGTAGCTAATAACCAATCAATTCAAGCCTTGCAAAATACCGTAATTCAAATCACTCCCGACATTACCGATAGCAATAAAGGTATACAGACTTTGATATATAATTTTACAACCCCGCCAAAAAATGGTTCGGTAATATAGGCAGGCAACTATTTTTATTACCAGCCTAAAGTTAATTTTACTGGCCCTGATAGTTTTACCTGGATAGCAGCCTTAATGTTAATATTGTTGCTATTGCAAACACCGCACCTACTATTACTGATATAAGCAATCAAACCATACAAGCCGACTCTGTTTCTTCACCGATAAGCTTTACTATTGACGATGCACAAACACCAAATTACAGATTTAATCGCCGCAGCTAGCGCTGACAATATGATTTCTTTATTAGACCACAAGGGTGTAGTTTTACAAACACTTCAAGGACATACTGCTGAAATTACTGCCCTGACATTTTCATCAGATGAAAAACATCTCTATAGTACTGCAAAGGATGGAATATCACCCCCGCTAATAGCGAATACGGCGAATTTTTCGAGCACTTTATTTTTTAGAGTTACGAGCTTTTATTGACTACAATAGTCCAAGAACAGCATTACATTATTGGCGCTCTACCTCAGGATTTGAAGTTGATCTTATTTTTGATGAACACGTGGCAATCGAAGTTAAGACAGCTAAACATATTACCGATAAACATTTAAAAGGGCTACGAACTTTAGCTGAAGAACGCCAAGTCAGGTGCTTCATCGTGGTATGTCAAGAAACGCGACCGCGGTTAATCGATGGCATTCATGTCATGCCGTGGCGTATGTTTCTAGATGAATTATGGACCAATGGACTTTAATTGAAGCCGCAGACACACTACTTACACGTAGTGAAATAATAACTAAACTTACCAACTAATAACTACATGCAAGTTATCACGATCAAAGACATCCTTGCGATAGTTTGGCTCACTGCCATTGAGGCTCTCAAACGCGGCGAGGAGAAAACCGATGAGCAGCCCAAAATGCAGCGGCGATATAGTAGGGAATTTCGATAATGTAAAAACCCATTTACGCGACTTAGCGGAGCCATCGGCAGAAAGATCGCCAGTATCGTGATACTGACGCCATACTATATTAGTCTTACGTACGATTGAATCGAAGCCCATATCCCAAAGCTTTTTATATAACCCGTGGAGTAGATGCCGACGACAAAGTTGCTTGCCAAATTCGATATACTGGCGTTCGATCGGAATATTTGGCCAGAGCAACTTGAAACCAGGTGCCATCAAACGCTCGGTGTCTTCTATGGAAAGCTTGGTTGCTGGCAGAAGCGCAGTAAATAAAATTCTATCTTCAGAGCTAAGCTGCTGTAAATATGTCTCAAGCAGCTCAGTACGCTCGCCAAGCATTTCCCGTAAGACTATTACACCTGACCCTTTATATTTAGGCATAACGCTTCCTCATTATACTTTCCGATTGGTCTCTGTTCAATATCAATATTTTAAATTGTTGCCTGTTTCCACCATATAGCCGGAATTATCAAGCGCGTTAAAATAGATACGCTGATGGTCAGGGCCTTCGAATAGGTTTTGCCAGGTATCATTCACTTTTTTCTCAATATCTGCTTCGCTGTAACCCAGTTCTGCAAATATATTACGATATGTCTTTTTTTTCATACTCCTGCCTCTCTTAAGATTTCTTTGTTTATTAGAAGTATTATTAATTATCTTACCGATACCGATTAAAAACTCTTGGCGGCATTTATTTATCGGATCATGCTACCATTAAAGCTTTGTTACAGCTATAGAGGCATCATTTCGGAGGTTAATTATGCCTACCCAGCCATCAAAAGATTTGCAGACATTTGTTAACCCCGCGCCAGAGCGCGATTACGAAATTCGTTTTGAAACCAATGAACTTACTTGTCTTTGTCCGATGACTGGTCAGCCGGATTTCGCAACTCTACGCATCAATTATATACCTGATAAATTATGCGTCGAGCTAAAAAGTCTCAAGCTATACATTTGGTCATTTCGCGATGAAGGCCATTTTCATGAGGCTTTAACCAATCTTATTCTTGATGATTTAGTTAAATTGCTACACCCACGAAAAATGATAGTAGAAAGTGCCTTTAATATTCGCGGTGGTATCACCACAACCGTAATTGCCACTCATCAGGCTTAAGAAATTTTAATATTATTATGTTTTCTCGTTTACGCATAGGTACTCGTGGCTCTCAGCTTGCACTATGGCAAGCAAACTATATTGCTGCGTCTCTTGGTGGTGAGCATGAAATTATTGTCATAAAAACTACGGGTGATAACTATCCTGACGCAACATTAGATGCAACAACTGGTATTGGAATCTTTACTAAAGAAATTGAATATGCGTTGCTAAGCAATCAAATCGATGTTGCTGTACATTCATTTAAAGACTTACCGCTGATACAGCCTGCTGGTCTTAAAGTTGCGGCAATACCACCGCGTGGACCAGTCAATGATATCATCGTCACTCGTCACGATTGCCTAGCAGAAAATCAGCATTGGTCGCTTAAACAACATGCCAAAATCGGTACTAGTTCGCCACGTCGCCGTGCCCAGCTATATTATAAACGGCTAGATCTGCAACTTATTGATCTGCGTGGCAATATAACCTCGCGAATAAATCGCGTCTTTAACGGTGAGCTTGACGCTGTTGTAGTTGCTGCTGCTGGTATTAATCGTTTACAACTACAAAACGATATTGTAAATAATTCTGGTTTAATTATTTCATTACCGCTAAATGAATTTCTGCCCGCCCCTGCTCAAGGCGCACTTGCTCTTGAAATACGTGCTGATGATACGAACACAAAAACGCGCTTAGAAAAATTGCACGACCCAATAACTGCATTAGCCATAAATTCCGAACGTGCTTTGTTGGCTTGCCTAGGTGGTGGTTGCCAATTACCCCTTGGAGCTTATTGCAATTTTGCAAATGCAAATTTGCATTTGCATGCGGCATTAGCAAATACTGAATGTACTCGTTGTTACCATGCAAAAGCAAGTGCTGCTACGATTAAAGAAGTTGTTGAACTAGTTTATGATTCGTTAAGTCATGTGAATGCATAAACAACCAAACTAACAAACTAACGCTTACTACAACAATTAAAATCTCTACAAACTAATCGTGTTCTTCATTAAGAACTTTACTTCGCCTTGCAAAGAAAAATTCTCTAAGCAACAAAGCGCTCTCTTCTGCCATAACTCCCGCAACTATCTCAGCACGATGATTCAAACGCGGATCAGCAATTATATTATAGATACTGCCCGCAGCGCCTGCTCGCGGATCAGCAGCACCAAAAACCACACGATCAACACGGGCATTAACCACAGCACCAGCACACATTGGGCACGGCTCAAGCGTTACATATAAAGTGCATCCAAATAATCGCCAACGTCCAAGATTTGCCGCCGCTTGCCGCAATGCAAAAATCTCAGCATGCGCTAAAGGGTCATTATCGATCTCTCTTCGATTATTGCCACTTCCTACCACTACATTATCACACACCACTAAGGCTCCAACTGGTACTTCACCATTAACCGCGGCAGCGCGAGCTAATGCCAATGCTTCAATCATCCATTTTTTATTATTATTCATCTGCATAGTATTAGCCTAACCACCCCTTTTTGAGCTAGGATTATAAGATAAATGCGTCAAATGCTTTTATCCATATTCACTGCTATTGCAATAGTAGCCTGTGCCCAACCACGCGAAAAATTAGCTTGGCCATTTCCACCTGCACCACCAAAATCAATCCCTCATAATTCACCAACAGATCCGCCAAAAAACAAAGCTGCTATGGGCGGTGTTATGCATGAAACAGATGAAATTGATGGTGAACTTGATAATAATAATCTTGCTAATACATCAAGTGATTCTCAAACTGACGCTACTCCAAATTTTCAATGGCCAATGATAGTAACTACTATTACTAGTCTTTTCGGCAACCGTATAGATCCCATCGACGGTAAACATCGCTTTCACAGCGGTATAGATATTGACGGCAAATATGGCACATTGATTCGCGCTGCTGCATCTGGAACAATAGTCTTTACTGGTTGGGATCATGGACATGGAAGAAAAGTAGTCATTAAACATGCAGCAGGTTTTAGCACGAGTTATTCTCATCTTGCCCAAACCATCGCTTTACCCGGCACTCATGTAAAAGCTGGCGAAGTAATTGGTCAACTTGGCAATAGTGGCCGCAGCACTGGCTCACATTTGCATTTCG
This genomic window from Deltaproteobacteria bacterium contains:
- the queF gene encoding NADPH-dependent 7-cyano-7-deazaguanine reductase QueF; the encoded protein is MPTQPSKDLQTFVNPAPERDYEIRFETNELTCLCPMTGQPDFATLRINYIPDKLCVELKSLKLYIWSFRDEGHFHEALTNLILDDLVKLLHPRKMIVESAFNIRGGITTTVIATHQA
- a CDS encoding serine hydroxymethyltransferase, whose amino-acid sequence is MCADLKLSDPEVFALIKAEELYQSDTIRLIASENYVSKAVLEASGSVFANKYSEGYAGARFYQGQKNIDGIEELAIERAKALFGAEHANVQPYSGSPANLAVYLAFLKPGDTILGLDLSHGGHLTHGSKASISGKYFNAVHYKLSPDTGLIDYDEIRRLALEHSPKILIAGHSAYPRQLDFARFREIANEAKCLLLVDMSHFAGLVAGGVHSNPVPYADVVTTTTHKTLRGPRGAMILCKQEHAKAINRAVFPGVQGGPHNQTTAAIAVALKEAQSPEFAVYAKHVVENAKVLAQELIILGYQLATGGTDNHLLLVDLRNKDVGGKPAAIAMERAGLVLNYNTVPGETRKPSDPSGLRIGTPSVTSRGFGASEMKQIAAWLDEALQHREDEAALDRIAAEVKNLCSHFSVPGITN
- a CDS encoding M23 family metallopeptidase → MRQMLLSIFTAIAIVACAQPREKLAWPFPPAPPKSIPHNSPTDPPKNKAAMGGVMHETDEIDGELDNNNLANTSSDSQTDATPNFQWPMIVTTITSLFGNRIDPIDGKHRFHSGIDIDGKYGTLIRAAASGTIVFTGWDHGHGRKVVIKHAAGFSTSYSHLAQTIALPGTHVKAGEVIGQLGNSGRSTGSHLHFEVRRWNVLLDPLDVLASPAK
- a CDS encoding penicillin-insensitive murein endopeptidase produces the protein MRKPLIAVVAAGLFFASQVSCSTISGYFVTQKPSAASKSIADKSAVNDNPDNTNNPATNNATDIKTVESINHQATLDKAEDNSSLPITATSLLDDNSNEVNEICDNDECVNESTNEVVENDTNSNAHRFIYTDDISDTELAQYFVDSLEDLGSISVGFPGEGRVINSMQLLSGDGFYVVAPDFAWGTKETIEYIKIVGHDLVAKFGELGKLRVNHIGKKDGGYIRPHRSHQSGRDVDIGLYYQGGQRPEGSRKYWLKKIDPALNWQLVHTLITNTDVQLILVDRAIQKVLINYALQQGVDRAWLDSIFSGPNPIIKHARRHRDHFHVRFYNARAQELGYRVQPLLASRPDENKLIYKVRSGDTLSTIARKYNSTVRMIQNANGMRSTFLRVARVLVVPMRGPCTKCPLPSTIVLPARRLPPVEENKPADGQNAKEPSDKKAPDSSETPKTPDPNITQLTPPVALNFIFQH
- the tadA gene encoding tRNA adenosine(34) deaminase TadA → MQMNNNKKWMIEALALARAAAVNGEVPVGALVVCDNVVVGSGNNRREIDNDPLAHAEIFALRQAAANLGRWRLFGCTLYVTLEPCPMCAGAVVNARVDRVVFGAADPRAGAAGSIYNIIADPRLNHRAEIVAGVMAEESALLLREFFFARRSKVLNEEHD
- a CDS encoding rhomboid family intramembrane serine protease translates to MVENNSNDADEKILMHLLASHDSLWISQCNAALQAEGIEYNWCKYANEINTPNDIYDIMVLDVEPADALNIIEILSEQLGEDISKKQRVRSPAEWVPLFLQPDFAFALCLALLLIAGSIITLDVTRASSFFQRGALLAGSLSDGQWWRLITAATLHADYQHAISNASFMLVLAWAASERLGPGVTLFYWLITAITGFIVGYLFSDINATVGASGGLFGLLGATGGNGLRGRFEISFAWRERMRIGGAAVLLLAFTAFNPESNIKAHVSGFISGLVVGFIAPVNKRANWLIQLIAGVASMAVVIFAWVCAR
- the hemC gene encoding hydroxymethylbilane synthase; the protein is MFSRLRIGTRGSQLALWQANYIAASLGGEHEIIVIKTTGDNYPDATLDATTGIGIFTKEIEYALLSNQIDVAVHSFKDLPLIQPAGLKVAAIPPRGPVNDIIVTRHDCLAENQHWSLKQHAKIGTSSPRRRAQLYYKRLDLQLIDLRGNITSRINRVFNGELDAVVVAAAGINRLQLQNDIVNNSGLIISLPLNEFLPAPAQGALALEIRADDTNTKTRLEKLHDPITALAINSERALLACLGGGCQLPLGAYCNFANANLHLHAALANTECTRCYHAKASAATIKEVVELVYDSLSHVNA